The Juglans microcarpa x Juglans regia isolate MS1-56 chromosome 2S, Jm3101_v1.0, whole genome shotgun sequence genome has a window encoding:
- the LOC121253583 gene encoding LOB domain-containing protein 29-like, producing MTGTGSPCGACKFLRRKCVRGCVFAPYFCHEQGATHFSAIHKVFGASNVSKLLAHLPVSDRCEAAVTISYEAQARLRDPIYGCVSHIFALQQQVVNLQTQLASLKELQAAQSFLSGSGSANPNHEKYHGNPYDHSQDFQSWFQSEITNMMPQFSTNNITNNASATPYNENVSVENSNFGNYGSSIIPELENASYACYHEAEASHSMSSLDLHKSNMQWTLQDTDHDLDDQSLGFGYI from the exons ATGACAGGTACTGGTTCTCCTTGTGGAGCTTGCAAATTCCTGAGAAGGAAATGTGTTAGGGGTTGTGTTTTTGCTCCATATTTCTGCCATGAACAGGGAGCTACCCATTTCTCTGCCATTCATAAGGTTTTCGGGGCAAGCAATGTATCAAAGCTGCTTGCTCACCTCCCTGTGAGTGATCGTTGTGAAGCGGCAGTCACAATCTCATATGAAGCTCAGGCTAGGCTTCGAGATCCTATTTATGGCTGTGTTTCACATATTTTTGCTCTCCAACAGCAG GTTGTCAATCTACAAACTCAACTAGCATCTCTAAAGGAATTACAAGCAGCTCAAAGCTTTCTCAGTGGCTCTGGCAGTGCAAACCCTAATCACGAAAAGTATCATGGAAACCCTTATGATCACTCGCAAGATTTCCAAAGTTGGTTTCAGTCAGAAATTACCAACATGATGCCACAATTCAGTACAAACAATATCACCAATAATGCCTCAGCAACTCCATACAACGAGAATGTGTCCGTGGAGAACTCTAATTTTGGGAACTATGGAAGCTCAATCATCCCCGAGCTGGAAAATGCCTCATATGCTTGCTATCATGAAGCTGAGGCTTCTCATTCCATGTCTTCTCTTGACTTGCACAAAAGCAACATGCAATGGACTCTCCAAGACACTGATCACGACCTTGATGATCAGTCACTCGGCTTTGGCTATATTTAG